TGAAGGCCTTTCTCAGCGATCACAAGGTGGAAGGCACGCTTTTTGAGCCACTGCGGAACTGGGAGGAATTCGCGAGGGTCCATGTTGAAATGGGTGCGGTTCGGTGGCCGAACGGCGCCGATCTCGCGCCGGATGCCATGTACGACGCGATCCGCCAGCGCGGCTGCTGGGTGCTTGGCTAAGTCATATAATGAACCACTTGACCCCGAACACAGTCCCTGCACAGCTGTGGATTCGAGGTAGCGTCCAAACCTGGCCGGAAACGCACTCAGGCGCGGAGCGACTCAAGCTCCAGAATCGCCGCCACAAGCTCGTCCTCTGATATTA
The genomic region above belongs to bacterium and contains:
- a CDS encoding DUF2442 domain-containing protein, which translates into the protein MRSATNPEAHRATQIAPAIRPEAPWRVASVNALPGLRLQVTFVDGTVGEVDLKAFLSDHKVEGTLFEPLRNWEEFARVHVEMGAVRWPNGADLAPDAMYDAIRQRGCWVLG